The Paenibacillus polymyxa M1 DNA segment CGTGTGCGGGTAACGATGCCGAAAGCTGGCTTGTACACGGGGGAACGTTTCGGAGCGGGTTCCACCTACTCTCAGGCGCAGCGATCCATATCAGGTCTCAAGGCTTCTCCTGCCCTTGATTTCGAAGAAAAGCTGGGTCCTGGCGAATCGGTACAATATATTTTGGAACTAAAAAGTACAGATCAAACCACGGCCTCTGCCCCAACAGAGGTAAAAGCAGCCTCAATTCAGGATGGGGCGGTAAAGATTAATTGGCTTCAAGCAGAAGGCATATCATCCTATGATGTGCTGCGTGCTGACCGTACAGACGGTGCCTATCAGGTGATTGCCTCGCAAGTAGAAGGAAGCACGTATACGGACCGCACCGTAAAAGCTGGAAGTCATTATGTCTACAAAGTCCGAGCGACCGGAGGTACTCAGGTTTCTCAGGCAGCCGAGGTTGCTTAGTTACACCGGAATGCATATAGGACCTTACCTCATGAATATCTAACATCATTCCGAAAGAAAGCAAAAAAGAACCTATCAGGAGAAAATAGGACCTGACAGGTTCTTTTTTATTTGTAAATCGTTCTGAATTGCCAATACTTTACGTATAATGGAGAAAAAAATAAGAAAATCCTTTTATATTCTCGTCATAAGACGACAACATTGCAGGTATGTATTCATATATAATAGTTTTGTTCATGACTATACATACATGGTTTGTAGGGAATTTCTTTCCGGTGACCAAGACTAATAAAGTGAGGTTAGTGCTGAATGAACAAGGAAACAGAATTAGGGGGGAATGGCCCTCTTCTTCGAGACAACGCACGGAAAGCAGGCAAAGCAGCCATCCACTTGGACATCCGGAACATTTTGCTCCAATGTGGGATCACGACACCAGAATGGCTGGAGGGCGATGCTGATAGAACGAAGTACCGGAAAGACAAGCGCGTGTAATTTTCAGTTGCTGGTCCTACTTGAGCAAAACATCAAGCAGCGGCGCGTTCCTTATTCCATCATTCGTTCCATTCGAACAAACGCGATAAAACGTTTGGCTTCTTCCTCAGACAAGGTGCGTCCGTCAATCGTCAGGTTAAAACGTTGCAGGATATTCTCGTCGGACAGTTCAAGCTGATCCACAAATTCCCTCACATCTGAATCCAATATTGCTGTCGGGTGGCTCGTACGTCCCACCAAATAATCGATGGTTACCTCGAAAATATCAGCGAGCTTGGTCAGGGTCTCAAAGTCTGGCTTGCGTCTATTTTTTTCATAGTGAGAAAGAGCCGCCCGCGTAATTCCGAGGGATTGCGCTAATTCCTCTTGTTTTAGTCCCTTATGTTCTCGTAATTCAGCGATGCGGGTTCCATAATTCATCTGTTTTTCCTCCTGAAGGCAAGGTTAAGAGAGGTAAGAAAAGCAATTTTGCGCTTGACAAGATACAATTTGTATCATAAATTAATTATGTAAGTTACATAACGTATCTGTATTTCATAGTTTTCACTGATATCTTCATTTATATACCCTTAAGAGGCCAACGATGATTGAGCATTTTGTGCTTATTCGCTGGCTAGACCTTCTATGCGCTATTATACAACATTTTACTATAGATTAGAGGGTCATGCATCGTTCTTTTCCCCGTCATGCAGAGGATCAGTACAAGCGTTATTCATCGAAAACAAGTCAAGCAGGGAGGACTGGTCTTGTGCAGTTGAAAGAGTACATCCGTTTGATCCGCAAAAGAATGTGGTTGATTGGTAGCATTGTACTGCTGGTGTGTACTGTAGTAGGCATAAAAAATGTATATTTTACCCCGCAGGTTTATGAAGCTACCGCCAAGCTCATTATTAATCAGACGCCACGACCGGACCGTGCAGGTGTCGTCGATTACAGTGTGGTGCAAACCAACATAGCCTTAACGAACTCCTATAAGCAAATTATGATCTCCTCGGCGATTATGGACCAGGTGGTCGCCAGCTTCCCCGATCTTAAGGTTACTCCGTCAGCTTTGGCGCAAAAATTGAGAGTGAACACCGCAGGTGACTCACAGGTCATGGATGTAACAGTCCGCGACTTGTCGTATACAAAGGCTGTGAAAACCGTCAATGCGGTAGCCAAAGTATTCAAACGGCAAATCCCCTCTATCATGAAAATGGACAATGTCACCATCCTAAGCGAAGCCAGCCTGAATGATCCAGCAGTTCCCGTGAACAATAATCCCGCTATACAGATTTTTATTGCTTTTGCCATTTCTTTATTGCTGGGAATAGGCTTGGCGTTTTTGCTGGAGGTATTGGATGATACATTTAAAAATGAGGAAGATATTGAAAAAGAACTTGGTCTGCCTACCCTATCCCTGATTACAAAAATGAAAAAAGAAGATAGACGCTCTGACAGCTCTACTACAACTCCTAAACAGGTAGGTGAGGGACAATATGCCGCGATTAATCAATAATCAGCTCGTTACATCCTTGCATGCTCAGTCTTCCGTGTCGGAGGAGTACCGCATGCTCCGCACTAACATCCAGTTTTCTTCTATAGACGAGCCGATTGAGGTGATGATGGTGGCGTCCGCTCAGGCGGGTGAAGGCAGAACAGTCACGATTAGCAATTTAGCTGTAACCTATGCACAAGAAGGAAAAAAGGTGCTGGTTATGGACATGGATTTGCGTCGGTCCTCCTTGCATCATATGTTTGGTTTGCGCAATCATACAGGGCTTACACGGGTACTTGCCAATCAACAGACATGGCAGGATGTGGTTCAGGAAACCGGGATTGATCATCTGCATGCGATCACGGCTGGACCGAATCCACCCAATCCGTCCGAGATGCTCAGTTCCCGTAGAATGAAGGCTCTACTAGTTGAGCTCAAAGAACATTATGATGTGATTCTGATGGATACGCCACCCCTGCTGTCTTTTCCGGATGGCCTCATTGTAAGTGCCATGTGTGATGGTGTCATTTTGGTAGTGCAGGCAGGGAAGGTCAAAAAGGATGTCGTTAAGAAGGCGAAGGCAAATTTGGAAAGAGTAAAGGCCCGCATTTTGGGTGTAGTGCTCAATAACGTGAAGCGCCGCGCCGAGCGTGGTGTGGAGGAACGCAATCTGACATGAATAAATCGGGGGAAATAAGAGTATATAAAATTCTTTTAACAATGAATAAATAATATTTATCAATAAAGAGTGAGGTGATGAGACGTGTCTTCTTCCCGCTCGAACAAGGCCAAAGTGCTGAGCGCGTCAGTAGATGTATATTCGGTCGCTCATGGGCTTGAACGACGACAAGGATGGAGCGTATATCCGTTCGTGAAGCGAAGTATGGACATTATACTGTCTTTTATTGGAATCATCGTACTGTGCCCGGTATTTCTGCTCGTCATTTTGTTGATCAAGCTGGAGGACCCCAAAGGAAGTGCATTATTTTATCAAATCCGTATTGGTAAACATGAGCGACCGTTTCGCATGATCAAATTTCGTTCCATGGTGTCTGATGCCGAGGCCAGATTGTCTGCATTGCTGGTGGAAAATGAAATTGAGGGTGCGATGTTCAAAATGCGGGACGATCCCCGAATTACCCGTGTGGGCCGCTTTCTTCGCAGAACGAGCATCGACGAACTACCGCAACTCTTCAATGTACTGCGTGGGCATATGAGCCTTGTAGGACCCAGACCCCCATTGCCAAGAGAAGTTCATGATTACACCATGAGGGATAAGCTGCGTCTGACGGTCACACCGGGCTGCACCGGACTATGGCAGATCAGCGGTCGTAATCATCTAAGCTTTGACCAGATGGTAGAACTGGATTTGGAGTACATATCTAGACGCAGCTTCCGCACGGATATGATCATCATGCTGAAAACATTCCGTGTGCTGCTGGGCTCCAAGGATGCATATTAAAGTCATTTTAACAAAGAGGGGTAGGAGAGAAGGATGGAGTTTCATTCCAACATTTATGTAGCAGGGCACAATGGACTGGTAGGTTCCGCTATTGTCCGAGCGCTTCAGAAAGCGGGATATCGTCATATTATTACTCGCACAAGCCGTGAACTGGATCTGCGCAATAAAGAGGCCGTAGATCATTTTTTTGATACAGAGCCCGTGGATTATGTATTTCTGGCAGCAGCCAAGGTGGGCGGGATTTTGGCCAATAACGAATATCCGGCTGATTTTATCCGTGACAATCTGCTTATACAAACCAATGTGATTGATGCGGCATACCGGAAGAATGTAAGCAAGCTGTTATTCCTAGGCTCTACATGTATCTATCCCAAATTTGCTCCACAGCCGTTGCGAGAAGAATATCTGCTTACAGGTGAGCTTGAGCCTACCAACGAGGCCTATGCGGTTGCTAAAATTGCCGGGATCACAATGTGTCAGTCCTACAACCGTCAGTATGGAACCCGTTTTATTTCGGTGATGCCTACGAATTTATATGGTCCGGGCGACAATTTTGATCTCCAAACCTCTCATGTGCTACCTGCGCTGATCCGCAAGTTTCATGAGGCTAAGCTGAATCAATCTCCGACTGTAGAAGTATGGGGCTCCGGTACGCCTCGGCGAGAATTTCTTCATTCGGATGATTTGGCTGATGCCTGTCTATTCCTGATGAATAACTATGAGGGAAATGAGATTGTAAATATTGGTGTGGGTGAGGATATTTCCATCCGTGAGCTAGCTGAACGAGTCAAAAATGTAGTCGGCTATGAGGGCGAAATTACTTTTAATACTTCCGTTCCTGACGGAACGCCGCGCAAGTTGGTAGATGTATCTCGGATTTCCGGGCTGGGCTGGTCGGCGCGTATTTCACTAGAAGAAGGATTAAGGTCTGTATACCAGGCATTTCAAGGTCTGGATCTGGTTGAACAATAAATAACGGTGGGGGAATTGGAATGAAAAAAGCGCTGATCACTGGGATTACCGGACAAGACGGGTCTTATCTGGCTGAGTTGCTGCTGTCCAAGGATTACGAGGTGTACGGGGTGCGCAGACGAACCAGCACACCGAACTTTGAAAATGTAGCGCATATCCAGAATGACATTCACTGGCTTTCTGGTGATATGACCGATCTGGCTTCGCTGATCGAAGCCGTCCGTCAGTCCAACCCGGATGAAGTCTACAACTTGGCTGCTCAATCCTTTGTAGCGGCCTCATGGCCGCAGCCCTTGGCTACAGGGCAAATTACAGCATTATCTGTCACCAATATGCTGGAGGCGGTTCGAATTGCCAAGCCGGAGGCGCGCTTTTATCAGGCTTCAAGCAGCGAGATGTTCGGTAAGGTACTGGAGACGCCGCAGACAGAAATGACCCCGTTTTACCCACGTAGTCCTTATGGTGTCGCCAAGGTGTACGGCCATTGGATTACAGTCAACTACCGCGAAAGCTTTGATATGTTTGCTTGCTCCGGTATATTGTTCAATCACGAATCGCCCCGCCGAGGGTTGGAGTTTGTAACACGCAAAGTGTCGGATGCAGTAGCTCGTATCAAGCTGGGATTGCAGCAGGAGCTGCGTATGGGGAATTTGGATTCCCTGCGAGACTGGGGTTTTGCAGGGGATTATGTAAAGGCGATGTGGCTGATGCTTCAGCAGGATCGACCAGATGATTACGTGATTTCCACGGGAGAAATGCATTCTGTGCGTGAACTGCTGCAAATTGCTTTTTCTCATGTAGGTTTAAATTACGAGGATTACGTCGTGATTGATCCGCAATTTGTTCGACCGGCAGAGGTAGATCTATTGCTTGGCGATTGTGCCAAGGCGAAGGAAAAGCTGGGCTGGCGATTGGAAGTCGGCTTCGAGCAGCTTGTTCGTATGATGGTGGATGCAGATTTGGAGCGTGTAAAAAGGCAGGCTGCAGTCGAAGCTTCTGTCGTCGTGTAAGAGGTGGAGAGGCCACCCGCCTGGCCGGGGGGTCTCTTCGTTGTACATGATTTCAGCTGTATGACAGCTCAACAGATCATAAGGCAATGCTTAAGGTCATTTTTCAAGATGGAGTAGAACATATGACATTAGTCAAGAAACGTGCCAAACCGCGCAGAAGTTTGCTGGTGAATACATCCTGGCTGTTCGGTGACAAAATGATTCGCATGGTATTCGGGCTGGCGGTTAGCATCATCATGGCGAGAGTGTTGGGACCAGAGGAACTGGGAAAATGGAATTATGCGGAATCCTTTTTCGGGATGTTCCTGATTTTCACGACCCTTGGCTTTGATTCTATATTAGTACGCGATCTTGTCAAACACCCTAAGGATGAGCACGAGCTATTGGGTACGGCGGTTCTGCTGAAGTTGTTAGGTACTTTGGTAGCCATTGTACTGTCCTATTCCTTTATTTCACTGCTCAGACCGGAAGACAGTTCAGTACGGTTAATTAATCTGATTCTGGCTACGGCCTCGGTATTTCAGTTGTTTGATATTATCGACTACTGGTTTCGTGCACAGATGTTGTCCAAATATACGGTTGTTGCCAAGAATACCGCCTTTGTCCTCGGTTCCACCGTCAAAATCATTCTATTGTTGTCCGGTATTCCAATCTGGGCAGTGGCGTTGTGTGCTCATGGAGAGTTTCTGCTGGGAAGCCTGCTGCTGCTGTATTTCTTCCATAAGGAAGGACGGCGTGTGAACAAGTGGACGTTCCGCTTCACAACTGCTCGGCGAATCATGAATCACAGCTGGCCGCTTATTTTGTCCTCCTCCGCTGTATATGTACAGGCACGGATTGATCAGGTCATTATCGGTGAATTGTTGGGAAACGAAGCAGTCGGGCAATACTCCGTTGCACTCCGACTCATCGAGGTGCTGGGCTTTATCCCGGTGGTGCTAACGACAGCCTATGCCCCGGTGGTGACGCGTTCCAAGCAGAAAGGAAGCGACGAATACAGACGGACGTTGTCTAACGTGTATCGGCTGATGTTTATATGCTTTCTTGTGACATCAGTCCCCTTATTTTTTCTATCCCAATGGGTAGTAGTTGTGCTGTATGGGAGAGAGTTTGCTGAAGCAGGCTCGCTGTTGTCATTGTTTGCGATTCGTCTATTTTTCACCAACTTTAGTGTCGCCAAAAGCTTGTTTATCACCAATGAAAATTTGTTCAAATACACGTTGCTGACCTCGGTAATAGGTGCGGTTACGAATATCGCCTTCAATTACGCGCTGATCCCATGGCTTGGGGTTAGAGGGTCCTTAGTGGCGACGATATTGTCCTTTACGATATCTGTATTTCTAATGGATTTGTTGTTTAAGGAAGTCAAAGCCAATTTGGGTTGGATGATGAAGTCAATCCTGACCTTCTGGCATGTTCATATTACAGTACCGAAAGTTGGAGAGAACAATCATGATACCGATTAAACCATTTGTTCGGCATGAGGAACAGTGCCCGCATTGTGGAGACACGTTACGTGGGGGAGAGGTACTGTGGCAGGGAATCCACGTATGTGTCAGTACTAAGTGTGAGGGTTGCGGACGTGAATATCTTGAGGATATGAGGGTCGGTCATGCGACGTATTCACCTTATCGTGTAGAAATGCCTGACTATATCCTGACCGGTGATGCGAAGTCAAGAAAATGGCTCGGAGAGCCTTTGCGGCAATCCTTGATGAATCCTTCCTATGATTTAGCAGTCGGTATGACCGTGCATAAAAAGAAAGCTTCTTCGCGTGTGATCATTGTCAACACCATAGATTATTTGTATGGTCATGCGTTGCTTAAGCTGCTGAATGTTCAGCGCGAATACGAGCAATCACCGGAAATGGGGATCATCGTTATTGTGCAAAAGTCGCTGGAGTGGATGGTGCCGGCATATGTGTCTGAAATTTGGACGGTCGATGTGCCGTTCAGCAAGGCACGAAACTTTTATCCTCTGCTACATCATCGGATGATTGAGGAATTGATACGTTTTGATGAGGTGTATGTCAGCCCGGCATATTCACATCCCAGCCAGTTTGAAATTGAGCAATTTACAGGGGTCTCCCGTTATGACGAGGAAGTTGAGTCGGATCCACGCATCACCTTTGTATGGAGGGAAGACCGTTTGTGGAGCGGTAGCTATCATATTGCCAGAGCGGTGCAAAAATTCCCACAGCTCAAACGTGGCCTGAAACCGCTAATTTATCACCAACGCAGCAAAATCATTGGACTGTTCCGCAGACTGAGAGAAAGCTTTCCTGATCATCGTTTTACAGTTGCGGGACTTGGACGCACGGGAAGCTTCCCGGCATGGATTTCTGACGAGCGCGTCTCACGCTTCGATCGGGATAGTGAAATGCGGGTATGTGAGGTGTACGCAGCCAGCCGATTAGTCATTGGCATTCACGGCTCCAATATGCTGCTGCCTTCTGCACATGCAGGTATGACGATTGATTTGATGCCTAAGGACCGATGGGGCAATTATGCCCAGGACATTTTATTTCACGAAACGGATCATCGGCTTACAGCCTACAAATATCGCTTTGTACCGATGGAATCGAGCGTGACTTTGGTAGCGGATATGGCAGCCGCCCAGCTTAAAGGGGCAGACCATTTTAATATGCAGATGATGGAGGAAAGACAGCGGCAGGGGGAACATTCAAGTTGGAGGGGGAAGGCCGCTTCGGGCAGGGCTTGATCTTGGAGCGTCTATTGTGGATGGAAGCCCGCTGCGGGATGGGTTTGATCTTCCGATCGCTGTTGACGTGGGATTCCTTGGTTTGAATAAGCCCTATAGAGGGCGGAATCCCACGTCAAAGGCGAACGCTGACGCTTCTCCAGATTCAAACCCTTACCCTCCGCTATCCACCGCCGCCCAAAAGAATTTCCCCCATCCTATAAGGTGGGGGAGGTAAAAGTCACCCGGCGATAGCTACGCCCTATCGCCGCGAACTTCACACCGAGCATGCAACCGGTGTAATTAATGCTCTGCTTAGTTCTCTCTCAAGGCGAAAGAACTTGGTGAATAGTACTCACGGCAAGCCACAGTCAAGCCTAGTTAAAGCATCTTGCTCAGCTTAGCGGTAGTATAGCCATGCTTGCTTGTGAGCGTGCCATAACGTGCCAAGCTTACAAGTTGTTTGACGAAACAACGCCCTGTATGTATTCGCACGCGTACATCGCGCAGCGATGGCACTTCATGCCCAGCATTCCCTTTTTTAAGATGGGGTGACTTTATGGAAACGGCGGTCAGCAGCGGAGTGGTCCATTTGAATCTGAAGAAGCGCTAACGTTCGCCTTTGCAGTGGGATTCCTACCTCGTAATGTTTTATATATCCAGGAATCCCACTGCAACAGCGATCGGAAGATCAAATGGAGCGTGCAG contains these protein-coding regions:
- a CDS encoding helix-turn-helix domain-containing protein → MNYGTRIAELREHKGLKQEELAQSLGITRAALSHYEKNRRKPDFETLTKLADIFEVTIDYLVGRTSHPTAILDSDVREFVDQLELSDENILQRFNLTIDGRTLSEEEAKRFIAFVRMERMME
- a CDS encoding YveK family protein; translation: MQLKEYIRLIRKRMWLIGSIVLLVCTVVGIKNVYFTPQVYEATAKLIINQTPRPDRAGVVDYSVVQTNIALTNSYKQIMISSAIMDQVVASFPDLKVTPSALAQKLRVNTAGDSQVMDVTVRDLSYTKAVKTVNAVAKVFKRQIPSIMKMDNVTILSEASLNDPAVPVNNNPAIQIFIAFAISLLLGIGLAFLLEVLDDTFKNEEDIEKELGLPTLSLITKMKKEDRRSDSSTTTPKQVGEGQYAAINQ
- a CDS encoding CpsD/CapB family tyrosine-protein kinase, whose translation is MPRLINNQLVTSLHAQSSVSEEYRMLRTNIQFSSIDEPIEVMMVASAQAGEGRTVTISNLAVTYAQEGKKVLVMDMDLRRSSLHHMFGLRNHTGLTRVLANQQTWQDVVQETGIDHLHAITAGPNPPNPSEMLSSRRMKALLVELKEHYDVILMDTPPLLSFPDGLIVSAMCDGVILVVQAGKVKKDVVKKAKANLERVKARILGVVLNNVKRRAERGVEERNLT
- a CDS encoding sugar transferase, which gives rise to MSSSRSNKAKVLSASVDVYSVAHGLERRQGWSVYPFVKRSMDIILSFIGIIVLCPVFLLVILLIKLEDPKGSALFYQIRIGKHERPFRMIKFRSMVSDAEARLSALLVENEIEGAMFKMRDDPRITRVGRFLRRTSIDELPQLFNVLRGHMSLVGPRPPLPREVHDYTMRDKLRLTVTPGCTGLWQISGRNHLSFDQMVELDLEYISRRSFRTDMIIMLKTFRVLLGSKDAY
- a CDS encoding GDP-L-fucose synthase family protein, which encodes MEFHSNIYVAGHNGLVGSAIVRALQKAGYRHIITRTSRELDLRNKEAVDHFFDTEPVDYVFLAAAKVGGILANNEYPADFIRDNLLIQTNVIDAAYRKNVSKLLFLGSTCIYPKFAPQPLREEYLLTGELEPTNEAYAVAKIAGITMCQSYNRQYGTRFISVMPTNLYGPGDNFDLQTSHVLPALIRKFHEAKLNQSPTVEVWGSGTPRREFLHSDDLADACLFLMNNYEGNEIVNIGVGEDISIRELAERVKNVVGYEGEITFNTSVPDGTPRKLVDVSRISGLGWSARISLEEGLRSVYQAFQGLDLVEQ
- the gmd gene encoding GDP-mannose 4,6-dehydratase; translated protein: MKKALITGITGQDGSYLAELLLSKDYEVYGVRRRTSTPNFENVAHIQNDIHWLSGDMTDLASLIEAVRQSNPDEVYNLAAQSFVAASWPQPLATGQITALSVTNMLEAVRIAKPEARFYQASSSEMFGKVLETPQTEMTPFYPRSPYGVAKVYGHWITVNYRESFDMFACSGILFNHESPRRGLEFVTRKVSDAVARIKLGLQQELRMGNLDSLRDWGFAGDYVKAMWLMLQQDRPDDYVISTGEMHSVRELLQIAFSHVGLNYEDYVVIDPQFVRPAEVDLLLGDCAKAKEKLGWRLEVGFEQLVRMMVDADLERVKRQAAVEASVVV
- a CDS encoding flippase, with the translated sequence MTLVKKRAKPRRSLLVNTSWLFGDKMIRMVFGLAVSIIMARVLGPEELGKWNYAESFFGMFLIFTTLGFDSILVRDLVKHPKDEHELLGTAVLLKLLGTLVAIVLSYSFISLLRPEDSSVRLINLILATASVFQLFDIIDYWFRAQMLSKYTVVAKNTAFVLGSTVKIILLLSGIPIWAVALCAHGEFLLGSLLLLYFFHKEGRRVNKWTFRFTTARRIMNHSWPLILSSSAVYVQARIDQVIIGELLGNEAVGQYSVALRLIEVLGFIPVVLTTAYAPVVTRSKQKGSDEYRRTLSNVYRLMFICFLVTSVPLFFLSQWVVVVLYGREFAEAGSLLSLFAIRLFFTNFSVAKSLFITNENLFKYTLLTSVIGAVTNIAFNYALIPWLGVRGSLVATILSFTISVFLMDLLFKEVKANLGWMMKSILTFWHVHITVPKVGENNHDTD